The Salvelinus sp. IW2-2015 unplaced genomic scaffold, ASM291031v2 Un_scaffold7226, whole genome shotgun sequence genome contains the following window.
ttccgttcatgTCCTGACGCAAACATTAGCCTACCACCGGACACAGCcatgacagctaacgttagcgttaCAAGTTTACAACGTTGTTTGCTTGTGCcatgacagctaacgttagcgttaCAAGTTTACAACGTTGTTTGCTTGTGCcatgacagctaacgttagctttacAAGTTTACAACGTTGTTTGCTTGTGCcatgacagctaacgttagcggtACAAGTTTACAACGTTGTTTTTCACGAGCAGAAATCCCGTCTGCATTTTAAGCCCGTCCAAACCAAACTCGTAATATATTCTGAAGAGCACCCTCCCCggagttgaggtagatatgtacatatagctagaaataagcaaacagatagtacacagtagcagaagcgtatgtgatgagtcaaaaacgtTAGTGCAAAAAAKgtcaatgcagatagtccgggtagttatttggttaactattcaaataattatttagcagcctcatggcttgggggtagaagttcagagtcctgttggttccagacttggtgcatcggtactacatgccgtgcggtagcagggagaacagtctatgacttgggtggctggagtctgacaatttttagagccttcctctgacaccgcctgttatagaggtcctggatggcagggagctcggccccagtgtaATAGTCAGAGACTATTAATCATGTGACTGGTGTTGCCTGTTGCTTCAAGGTCTGAGATTTACCAGACTATTAATCATGTGACTGGTGTTGCCTGTTGCTTCAAGGTCTGAGATTTCCCAGGCTATTAATCATGTGACTGGTGTTGCCTGTTGTGTACTGTAGATTCAGTGTCAGCAGGAGCTGGACCAGGTGCTGGAGAGGATATCTAAGATGCCCTTCAGAGATAACCGAGGCCCACTGGAAGATCTGTATGCCCTGCACATCCCCAACTGTGACAAGAGGGGGCAGTATAACCTCAAACAGGTGACTACACCCTGCACATCCCCAACTGTGACAAGAGGGGGCAGTNTAACCTCAAACAGGTGACTACACCCTGCACATCCCCAACTGTGACAAGAGGGGGCAGTGTAACCTCAAACAGGTGACTACTCACTCTTACTCTATGGCCCAGAAgcatccacacacagacacacacacaaacacatgttcaTTCTGTGTTTCAGTGTAAGATGTCTCTGCACGGCCAGAGGGGGGAGTGCTGGTGCATCAACCCACACACCGGTCGGCCCATCCCATCAGCACCGACCGTGAGGGGAGACCCAAACTGCAGCCAGTACCTTAGAGGACCAGAGATGGACACCCTCGCCTCAGCCCAGAAATAGTACGGCCCTGATTCTCCCTTTGATCGGCCTGAGTCTTAAAACACAACAGAGGAAGCAGTACTCTAAACACTTAAGTAAGCTATCAaaatgtttctgtttctgtgtatAGTTTTGTTTGGTATTAAATCCATTCTCAGCGATATCGTACAATGTAACCACCATAATGTGTCTTGGCTTGAGAACAAATTCCACTGCAAGGGCATAGGATGTGMCAAGCAACAAAGATGAAATCCATTCTTCTTTGCAATTTCAAAGGAAGTCAGTGTTTAACTGGTATTTtcattgatctctctctctttccctcctctcgtAGCTTTTCTGTGGTGAACAAAGTCTAATGAGAAGAATGTTTACTATGGGCTGAATTCTAACTAGAAATCTGTGTGTCCATCTCAGACTTTTGTGTAAAAATCaagcattgatgtcaatgggcgATTTGCACGTAAATTCCAATKATATGCACATTTGGCAATTAGTATTCACCCCTATGGACCTCTTGTATTCAATGTATCTGTTGTAGGGTATCTAGAGAAATGTTATCATGRAAAAATKATTTGACTTATTTGAAAGGTGAATATGTGAAGCATAAAACAAAACAGTGAATTGACGCTTTAAGGGATTAGTGTCTTACTTACTTAGTGTTtgtatggctgtgtttacactgGTAGCCCAATTCTAATATTTTGCCACCGATtcgtcttttgaccaatcagatcagatcttctGCGTGTGTAAACGCAGCCCAAGTGTCTTACTATCTGGTGCTGGGAAgtgaacatgtcaaatgtttggTGGTTGTGTACTCAACTCCGCCTAccgtttgtttgttttactgtgttCTACGCCTTCAGGTTGGTAGGCTACTAAAACTATGAAACCTACCTTCTATAGCCTTTGGAATAAACATACGTCTTCTATACACTGTAGGAAAACCACATAGACAAAGTGTTGTTgttacaaacacaaatacacgTTTTTAGATTTCCTCGTTAATAGGAACACAAATAGAAATGTAGAATTGTTTTGTGATAAAGAACGTCTTGTTATAAGATGAAGTACGTGATTAAATGGATGGTAACTTCCTGTACGTTGATTGTGTATTCATTCGGGCTTATGCCCTGGTWTCTTGTGTCTCATTTTCTTACTGGAGGTCTAGGTGTAGATAAGCCATCGTATTTCATGGTACAACCCATTTTATGGTACAACCCATTTCATGATTACAGCCCAGTTCAAAGCAAAACCCACATGATTGTCTATGTTCAGGTGTTTCATGGCGGTTGGCAGACACTGCTTTGTATGTATGGAAATTCTTCTACGTTTCTTTATGTGGTATGGTAGCTATGGTAACTGGATCTTCTGGTAGACAATCATTTGAAGCCAGCAGCAGGTGTATAGGGAACTTGCATTAAGGCTTACAAATAGCGTTTCCCCTAAATTggcaggttttccagaaatcctcattggaggattctggatttcctgcttattccctcctgaatctgggaatcttccaactgggatttctggaaaatctggcaattttggggaaagttaccggaattttgcaaccctacttccACAGCATAGAGCAAACAAAAGACATAACAAACCTTCCCATACATCAATACAtaactttatttaaataaatgcTTTGTCGTTACAAAAAAGACAAGGTTAAAGTACATCAATTACACAGTGAATAAATATGACATATCTGTTATATTCACATAGATTTGTTAGTAACACTTCACTTAAAGCCAACAGGTGTATTGTATTGAAAGAATTGTCATAAGCATGTATGACCCTCTTATAACGTCTTACCATTGATGGACCCTGActaaacagctattttcagcctGTTAAAAAATTGCAGCAAAGAAGCATTATACCGTTTGGCTTTGAGTAAATTGTTACCTATTTGTTCCCTACATGCTTTTTTATCACGAATATGGAATGTTTGAGATTTCATGGTCTTTCATACAAGCAAGCTTAAGACTGAGTTGAGAAACCTTTCCAAGTCTCCTATGCATTCTAGTGGCAGGCATAGGCTGTACACACAGCCCCTGTCAAAGCTATTGGCATGTTACCATACCATGAAAAAAGGGATGTCTATTTCAAGGAATgtcaacaaaatatctgacaaatGTTTTGAGCTTCAATAaaatgatttgatttaatttaacaTCATGTTCACAAACGGGACGTAGGATCAAAAAGTATCATCACGGCCTTATATCGTGGAGACTTATATCTTCACACTCGTCAACTCATGGGTCTCTAGCAACCAATCTCCACATCCACATAGTGCTAAAATGTCCTCGTTCAACGACAAGGCCTGATAATCTGGATGTAAATCTGGATTCAAAGTCATGAGAGAGAAGGCACTGAGATTTCCATAGAAACCCAAAGATCCACACCTTTCCAGGGGTCATACAGTAGAGTCCTAGGCAGAAGACTGTGTTGTGGTAACACAGGAGGCGACGAGAAGTCAATAGAAACGGCGTGCAACATTTGCATGCGATTTGAGCCTGTGTTGGACTTTTCAAAGCACCTGTACTTTCTTGGCTGTCGTTTATAAACGACAAAACAAGCAAATGACTGTCATGATGTGTTTTTGAGGTGATCTTTTTTCTATACTTGACGGAAGGTAAGGCACAATACAGACTACTAAAGGACAAAGTataggaggcacacacacacacacacacacacacacagtcatttcaTACAGTCACCCCTATGAAACTATATTGAGACACAACCCATCAGAAGTAGCAGTTGATGGGTTTATTAAGATAGCTCCTGTAACAACCTACTGTATACGAGCAGTTACTAGTTCTTAAGACCCTCAACTCAGAACAATCTGTGAGACAAAGTGGAAGAAAGGCAGGACTGAAAAAAGCTCTTCTCATCTCATCACACTCAGAAGGACATACAAGGACATAGACCCAAACTGAGACACTAAAGTACTTTCAATCACTGAGGTTCTCTTGTAGGGAAGTGCTCTGAAGGGACAAACATTTGGACCAAGAGAACAGTTACGTTTAAATACGACCCCAGATTACTGTGTTCCTGTCAACATCAGAGTTCCTGTCAACATCACGATAACAACATTGGTGAAAAAGATGAGCTTTACTCTTTAGCCTTAAAATTTTATTTAAACAGAATCTAATATAATTTATATCAGAGAACATTGTTATATGTGCTTTAAAGGGAGGTTATAGGTCATCTCAGTATAGGTGGATGTATAATTTAAAACCatgtgcatgtactgtatctgtgCCCTGCTTTCCTGATTTGATTGGCTTTTGCATATTTTGCATGTACATGTGATTTGCAGGAGTAGGGGTAAAGGGAGGTGGGCCTTGGCTCATGTCAGGTGACCAAattggccatcgctcattcatttTTGTTGCTGTTGCTCT
Protein-coding sequences here:
- the LOC112079208 gene encoding insulin-like growth factor-binding protein 2-A — encoded protein: MRQHRQEMKTKMKSNKPEDPKTPRGKQIQCQQELDQVLERISKMPFRDNRGPLEDLYALHIPNCDKRGQYNLKQCKMSLHGQRGECWCINPHTGRPIPSAPTVRGDPNCSQYLRGPEMDTLASAQK